In Cherax quadricarinatus isolate ZL_2023a chromosome 65, ASM3850222v1, whole genome shotgun sequence, the genomic stretch taactgatcattcaacattactgctaccccttcctttgctctaactctctcagatactccagatttaatcccatttatttccccccaccgaaactcccctacccccttcagctttgtttcgcttagggccaggacatccaacttcttttcattcataacatcagcaatcatctgtttcttgtcatatgcactacatccacgcacattcaagcatcccagttttataaagattttcttcttctcttttttagtaaatgtctacaggaggggttactagcccattgctcccggcattttagtcgcctcatacgacacgcatgccttacagaggaaagattcttttccacttccccatggacaatagaagaaataaagaagaacaagagctatgtagaaaaaggagaaaaacctagatgtatgtatatatatatgtatgtgcatgtctgtgaagtgtgaccaaagtgtaagttggagtagcaagatatccctgttatctagcgtgtttatgagacagaaaaagacaccagcaatcctaccatcatgcaaaacagttacaggtttctgtttcacagtcatctggcaggacggtagtacttccctgggtggttgctgtctaccaacctactacctataaaaaaattttttatttaaacAAATATCAGCAAACTTAGTTGTAAATTATTTGTTTAGGTATACGAGCCCAGTAACAGTGAAACAGACAGCTCTATTATGACCCTTTAACCATCCTATAACATAACAGTTTTTAACATGATGAGTCATTTTGTGGGTGACCACAAAAAAAGatgcacattcaccatcacttttCAATAGTTGTCTAATCAGAAGTGTGAAGACATAATTCAAACAACCCTTCTAACTACAatatctccacctctccttcagtggGCACTGTACCTCCTATACCCAGGACAAATCTAGCTAACCATTTTTTTATCTGCTGAATTTtttcatgttaccttgctcatgcTCCAACATGTCAAGCCATAAAACCATTTACCCCCACTCCACTTAACATGCTTACACAAGCCTGCTGAATGCTCAAGCCCCCTAGCATTTCAGATGTTCTTTATCCCTTCCTCCAAAACTTATCAGACTAATTTACAACCACAATTGATTACAATATACAGAAATAAACAATTTTACATTGACAAGCTGCAGCAGAAACCATATCCATAATTCATTCTAAGCCATAAGTAACAAGTCTCAGCAAAATTTAAAATTGACTGACAAAACATTGTACAGCCACTGCTGACAGCAGCCAGATACAGTATCCAAAATCAAAttatagtacagtactgtatttgtgaTGGATGAAATGACACCTAAACAAGCATTGTCTATAAAGTAAGGTTGCAAAATTTTAATCAATTTACAAAAAGCAATACTATACTAATATAAAAAAGTGGAATCAGAAAAAtcatttagaaaacttacctgatgCCACGGCACCAGATGTGCTTGTTTAATCTGGTGTCAATACGCACATCTTCGGTGTTCATTTGTTTCTTGGCAAACTTGCGAATTTCCTTAATGGCACGGGGAGCTCTTCTCTTAAAAGAAATGCCATACAGTCTCTTATGCATGTTGATGGTGTATTCTCGGGTCACCACCTTGTCAATGGCAGACTGACTCTTCTCACCTTTAACGCGGGGCATCTAAAATGTGATAAAACTAACAATAGGAATTATTTTAACTCGAGAAAATATATTTTGTACTTGGAGTGTACATATCACAATATATACTGTATGCAAAAAATTTCCCTAACTGTACCAGCGACAGTACAGGGTGTGCCCTACTTGAATATATTATGTACAAGTGCCCAAATAtacaaggtacagtggaccctcaaccagcgatattaatccgttcctgagagctcatcattagtcaaaattatcgttagtcaagttaattttcaccataagaaataatggaaatcaaattaatccgtgcaagacacccaaaagtattgaaaaaaaaaaatttcaccacatgaaatattaattttaatacacacaaactgaagattacatgcacagttacatgacacttacctttattgaagatctggtgattgatgggatgggaggaggggagagcattgatcttcttagtgtttagaaggggaatccc encodes the following:
- the RpL31 gene encoding large ribosomal subunit protein eL31, with the protein product MPRVKGEKSQSAIDKVVTREYTINMHKRLYGISFKRRAPRAIKEIRKFAKKQMNTEDVRIDTRLNKHIWCRGIRNVPFRIRVRLSRRRNEDEDSTHPFYTLVTFVPVASFKGLGTENVDEGSDD